In Musa acuminata AAA Group cultivar baxijiao chromosome BXJ2-10, Cavendish_Baxijiao_AAA, whole genome shotgun sequence, a genomic segment contains:
- the LOC103969805 gene encoding protein BIG GRAIN 1-like E, with amino-acid sequence MNHLQEKSFNSWNESDDLDVFEATRYFSGAIDGTGLQVGGFGSHGAVTVEDRMPSSVQKGNLDERLISSSSSLMKDKKCKQPSSPGARLVGLLNSFLHQAASGRKLKCLNPTSTTREPPEEGDAKEENSLGGRERRRSISRSQSTNSTGSKSSKFCGSSSFTNPDLYPYNYRTTPSISYKCNRGQKSVTFCPRIEAWRSTSITELLHNSGVQKEKDYGLHGIRTEERDAHDRENKKWVLNDPGDQYPGRDWFGDYDLPLPGVRKNSIRGEEEEEEEVSDSSSDLFELNICDHAVLSDGLPVFATTDIEVINRASTAS; translated from the coding sequence ATGAATCACCTCCAGGAGAAGTCATTCAACAGCTGGAATGAATCCGACGACCTCGACGTGTTCGAGGCGACGCGGTACTTCTCCGGTGCAATCGATGGCACGGGCCTGCAGGTAGGTGGATTTGGCTCCCATGGAGCTGTGACGGTTGAAGATAGGATGCCAAGCAGCGTGCAGAAGGGAAACTTAGATGAGAGACTAATAAGCAGCAGTTCCTCGCTGATGAAAGACAAGAAGTGCAAGCAGCCCAGCTCTCCCGGTGCTAGGTTAGTCGGCCTACTCAACTCTTTCCTCCATCAAGCGGCTTCCGGGAGGAAGCTCAAGTGTTTGAACCCCACCTCGACGACCAGAGAGCCACCGGAGGAGGGGGATGCGAAGGAGGAGAATAGCCttggggggagagagagaagaagaagcatcaGCCGTTCCCAAAGCACCAACAGCACTGGTTCCAAATCCAGCAAGTTCTGTGGCAGCAGCAGCTTTACGAATCCAGACTTGTATCCATACAATTACCGTACTACTCCATCGATCAGTTACAAGTGCAACAGGGGCCAAAAATCTGTCACCTTCTGCCCACGAATTGAGGCATGGAGAAGCACAAGCATCACCGAGCTGCTGCACAACAGTGGAGTACAAAAGGAAAAGGATTACGGACTCCACGGAATTAGAACCGAGGAGAGAGATGCGCATGACAGGGAGAACAAAAAATGGGTACTGAACGACCCCGGCGATCAGTATCCGGGAAGAGATTGGTTCGGGGATTATGATCTTCCATTGCCAGGGGTAAGAAAGAACTCGAtcagaggggaagaagaagaggaggaggaggtgtctGACTCCAGCTCCGATCTGTTCGAGCTGAATATCTGTGATCATGCTGTCCTCTCGGACGGCTTGCCCGTCTTCGCAACTACAGACATCGAAGTCATCAACAGAGCAAGTACTGCATCTTAG
- the LOC103968595 gene encoding PI-PLC X domain-containing protein At5g67130, with product MGLLGCSILVLLLLASVGPAIACSGGECKLLEECSTDSDCQAGLYCFSCPSGFSGSRCVRSTVTDQFKTVNNSLPFNKYAYLTTHNAFAIDGEPSHTGVPRITITNQEDTVTQQLNNGVRALMLDTYDFEDDIWLCHSTGGKCYDFNAFEPAIDTMREIEAFLSANPSEIVTLILEDYVETPNGLPKLFNDSSLTKYWFPVSSMPQNGQDWPLVSDMVASNQRLIVFTSIKSKQDAEGIAYQWNYMVENQYGDDGMEEGKCFNRAESASLSDTTKSLVLVNYFSSIPVKQTTCEDNSGRLINMLNTCYGAANNRWANFVAVDFYKRSDGGGSFQATDMLNGRLLCGCDDVHACVAGSTPGACSSP from the exons ATGGGTCTCCTCGGTTGCAGCATCCTTGTGCTTCTCCTTCTGGCTTCCGTCGGCCCTGCAATTGCCTGTTCCGGTGGAGAATGCAAG CTTCTTGAAGAGTGTTCCACCGACAGCGATTGCCAGGCAGGGTTGTATTGCTTCTCCTGCCCCTCAGGGTTCTCGGGCTCCAGGTGTGTCCGGTCTACGGTGACGGACCAATTCAAGACTGTG AACAACTCCCTGCCTTTCAACAAATATGCATATCTCACTACACACAACGCTTTTGCCATTGATGGGGAGCCATCTCACACTGGAGTCCCGAGGATTACCATCACAAATCAGGAGGACACTGTCACTCAGCAGTTGAAC AACGGCGTTCGAGCTTTGATGTTGGACACTTACGACTTTGAAGATGACATCTGGTTGTGCCATTCCACCGGTGGGAAATGCTACGATTTCAATGCATTT GAACCAGCCATCGATACCATGAGGGAGATCGAAGCCTTCTTGTCTGCAAATCCATCAGAGATTGTCACGTTGATCTTAGAAGACTATGTTGAGACTCCAAATGGATTGCCAAAGCTTTTCAATGATTCAAGTCTGACGAAGTATTGGTTCCCAGTCTCGAGCATGCCCCAAAATGGCCAGGACTGGCCTCTAGTAAGCGACATGGTTGCCAGCAACCAGCGCCTTATCGTCTTCACGTCCATCAAATCCAAGCAAGACGCAGAAGGGATCGCCTATCAGTGGAACTACATGGTGGAAAACCAGT ATGGAGACGATGGCATGGAAGAAGGCAAATGCTTCAACCGTGCTGAATCTGCTTCTCTAAGTGACACGACCAAATCTCTTGTGCTGGTGAACTATTTCTCCTCGATACCAGTGAAGCAAACAACCTGCGAAGATAACTCCGGCCGACTCATCAACATGCTCAATACATGCTATGGCGCAGCAAACAACCGATGGGCCAATTTTGTGGCTGTCGATTTCTACAAG AGAAGTGACGGCGGAGGGTCATTTCAAGCAACAGATATGCTTAATGGGAGATTGCTATGTGGCTGTGATGATGTACACGCATGTGTG GCTGGGTCTACTCCAGGTGCATGCAGCAGTCCTTAA